Part of the Anaerolineae bacterium genome, AAACGACGCCCGGTGGGGCGGCGCGGACCCCCTGGGTGGTGGTGGCCGCCAATCTCAATCCGGCCGAAGCGGCCATCATTAAGGGGCGGCTGGAAAGTGAAGGCATTGCCGCCCTGGCGCGACAGGAAGCCGTAGGGATTGTGCTGGGCTTGACCGTTGGCCCGCTGGGGTCGGCGCAGGTGTGGGTGCCAGAACCCCAGGCCAAACAGGCGTTGGCCCTTTTAGCCGATACTTTTGAGGCTGGTGAGGCTGATAAAGGAGCATGAACTTGGGGCTAAATCTGGCCCGGCTGATCATCTTAATTTTGACCATTTTTCTGGCCTGGATCACGTATCAGAGCAACCTGCTGCTCAAAAGAATCCGGCCCGATTTTAATTTGTTGCTTTCGCCGCCCGAATTGATTATCCGGGTGGTGTTGGTGGGTTTTTGTTTGTTTTTGGCCTGGTTGATGGGCCTACCGGCCGGGCAGCTTGGTTTGGTTGGGGCCAACCCCTGGCCACAAATTGGGCTTGGCCTGGCGGCCGGGGCGACCATGCAGGTGGTCATCAACCTGTTGGCCGTTGGTGCCGTCAGTTATTTTGGCCGGGAAATTTACTCCCCCTGGGTGGTGCTTAATATCTTGCCGCGCCGCCCTGTTGAATGGGTGCTGGTTCCCCTGGCCCTGCTGCCGGCGGTGGCCATGGAAGAGTTGTTGTTTCGCCCGCTCTGGCTGGGTGGGTTTGGCGATATCATCCCGCTGTGGCTGTTGATGATTGGCACGTCCTTGCTGTTTGGGGCTATGCACCTGCCGCAGGGTTATTTGGGCATAGGCGTGGCGGCGGGTTTAAACGGATTGCTTTCCCTGCTGTTTTTGGGGACGGGCAGCGTGCTGGCCCCGCTGGCGGCGCATTACACCATCAATCTGTTACAGGTAATTGCGGCCCATTTTCAACGAGATAAGTTGGAAATGGACTATGGCCGGGTTGAATCTGCGGGCAACGTTGACAAAATGCCGGGGCAGTGATATGCTAAAATGGATTATGACAAGTTGAAGGGGGTGCGTTATGTCCACGGTTTCTTACCCAGACATCATTGGTGAATACATTGCCAACCCTGAAAGATTGGAAACGGGAGGCGTGCAATACGTAGGATATTTTGAACCGACCCAAATTGCGCCGCAACAGGTAGCCAATCTGTTTTTATTTATGCAAAATACGCTCGATGTGCCGGTAGCGGTAGTGGTGCAAGTGACGTTGCCCTTGGTGGGGGGGGGACTTTTTAAAAGTGGTAAGCCGATTCTGAGCGTGGCTAAACCTGCCTTTAACCTGCAACTCACCGAAGTGGAAGCGGGTTTGTTAACCCTGCCCGTCACCACCACCGAAGACGCGCAGCCGGGGGAATTTGAGGTGGCCGTGGAACTTCAAGTAACCCCCAAAAGTAAAGGCAATCGGGTGCGCGCCGCTGAAAGCCAGAGCAAATTAGATAATAAAAGTTTGATTGACAATATAGTGGGCCTAAATTTGGCGAGCACGTTGGGGGCCACCTTTAGCGAAAAGCCGGTTAAAAAAGCTACATTCCCCCTTCAAATAGCCGGTAAACCCCAACCCGCAGAACGAGCGCCCAAATTGGCCCACACCTATCAGGCCGTGTGGACCCGAGACCAGATAGATTTGTTCCACCGGGCCATCCACGAAATAAATCTGCGGCAGGTGAAATTAAAAAACGAACTGACGGCGGAAGCTCTATACGCCAGGCTGTATAGCGAAAGCGTGAGTAGATTTGCGGATGTGGGTTTGCCGCTCAGAATAGGCGAGGCCATTATACTGGCCAAAATCTTAACTTTTACCTGCCAATACTTTCTCAGTAACCCGGCCCGTTATAACGGTTTGTTGGTGCCAATTTGGGAACGCGCCCTTGATGCCAATGCCGACACCACCGATGCCCTTGAGGTAATCAGTTCGGTGGGGTATTATCACCTGCTCCGGCTGAGCATTGCCGTCGGTTTTGGCCTGATTGCCCGAGCCGCCGGTCGCCAACTCTGGGCATTAGAGGAGCGCCAGGCGGTCAACGACTATATTGCCGACAATATCGAAACCGGCCAAACCTTAGAGGAGGAATTCCTCTACTTGCCCTTGTTGATTGCCGGCACGTACATCTCCAACAAATTAACCTTTGCCGGTGAGGATTTGCGCAACAGCCTGGCTTTGATCAGAAAAGCGTATGAGGCTCGCGCCGACCTATTCCTGGATGATGATATGGCTCAGGCCAGCCAAGTTTACCATCACATTTTCAAAAAGGCGCTGGAGACGTTATAGCCGGGAGTTCCCCCAAATTATTGCGCCGAACCTGCCCTCAGATTGGCCAGCGTATTTTCCAACTCAGCCCGCCGGACGGCGGCGGCTTTGCGCCCCTCTGCCAAAATCTCCTCAAACCTGGCCCGAATGGTCGCCTGCAACTCATTGCCGCTTTGGGGCGTAATCAGTAAAACAGCAATGGCTGCCAGCGCCGCACCCACCAAAAAGCCTGCCACAAAATTGATGACCCGCATGCTATCACCTCTTTAAAAAATTCTGGGTACTGCTCATTAATAAAACCATTATACCATGCTCCGGCTGTGGGGGGAATCTATTGGCCCGGTTTAAGGCCGGTGGGTTCAATCACCTGATCGCTTTTTCGACAAATTGCTATAGCCGGTGGTAAAATCGTTAAATAAAAATTTATCTGGAAAGGAGATTGTTAACATGAGTCAAGATAGAGTAGCCCTTTATTTGCAAGATGCCCATGATCTCCGCGAGGGCATGAAACTGGCCCAATATGCGGAAGAAAAGGGCTTTGAGGCAGTGTGGCAGGCCGAGAGCCGCCTGGTGCGCGACGCCATTGTGCCCATGGCCGCTTTTGCCGCCGTTACCAAGCGGTTAAAGGTCGGCTCCGGCGTGATCAATAACTGGACCCGCAACATCGGCCTGTTGGCGGCCACTTTTTTAACCCTGGACGACCTGGCTCCTGATCGGATCATTTGTGGCATGGGGGCCTGGTGGGACCCGCTGGCCGCAAACGTGGGCATTCGGCGCCGCAAACCCCTTTTGGCCATGCGCGAAACCATTGAGGTGATGCGCCGCCTGCTGAACATGGAAAACGTCACCTTTAAAGGCGAGTTCCACCAGGTTAAGGGGATTGAGTTGGATGTCGTGCATGGCCGTCGCGAACCGCGCCGCGTGCCCATGATGATTGGCGCGACCGGCATGAAAATGATGGAATTGGCCGGAGAAATTGGCGATGGCGTGGTGCTCAATTACTGCGTGCCTCCGGAGTATAATGACCGGGCGCTGGCTGCTTTGCAAATTGGCGCCAAACAGTCCGGCCGCACCCTGGATGAGATTGACCGGCCTCAACTGATGGTTTGTTCCGTGCATACCGATAAAGCCCAAGCTTTAGATGGCGCTCGCGCCCTGCTCACCCAATACCTGGCCCAACAACCGCACATTGCCCAGGCCAGCGGCGTGAGCGATGAGGTGGTCAAAAAAATCCAGAACATCTTGGGCTGGCCCGCTACCAAAGAGCAAATCAAAACCGCCATGCCCCTGGTGCCCGATGACCTGGTCCAGCGCATCACGGCCACCGGCACGCCGGAAGAGGTCAAAGCCAAAGTTCGGGAATATGTGGCCCACGGTTGCACTTGTCCTATTCTCTATCCGTTGGGCGCCCCCTACCTGATGATTGAAGTTTTTTCAGATGGCTACAGCGAATAAGCCCTGATGCGTACCAATCCAATTTTTAACAATACCCTTGTTTTAATCAAAGGAGCGGGCGATCTGGCCAGCGGGGTGGCCTACCGGCTCAAGCGGGCCGGCTTTCCCCTGATGATGACCGAATTGCCTGCCCCGTTGTTGGTGCGCCGGGCCGTTTGTTTTGGCGAGGCTGTGTATAGCAAAAAAACAACGGTTGAGGGCATTACGGCGCATCACGTAGGCTCAGTGTCGGGCGCGCGCGACCTGGCCCGAAGTGAAATCATCCCGGTTTTGGTTGACCCCCAGGCCGACATTATCGCCCAGGTAAAACCCCAGGTGATTATTGACGCCATTATGGCCAAAACCAATACCGGCACAACCATTGACGCTGCCCCGTTGGTGGTGGCTTTAGGCTCGGGCTTTACCGCCGGCCGGGAATGTCATGCGGTTATTGAAACCAAACGCGGCCATTGGTTGGGCCGGGTTATTTACCAGGGGCAAACTGAGCCTGATACCGGCGACTCCGCCCCGGTTGAAGGTTACGGCGTTGACCGGGTGCTGCGCGCCCCAACCGACGGAAATGTGATTGCCTTTGCCGCTATTGGCGACCGCATTAAACAGGGCCAACTGATTGCCAAAGTGGGGCGGGAAGAAGTGCATGCCCCTTTTGACGGGGTTTTGCGCGGTCTCATTCATTCCGCCGTCCGGGTGACCGCCGGCTTTAAAATTGGCGATCTTGATCCGCGGGGCATTGTGGAGTATTGTTTTGCCCTCAGCGACAAATCGCTGGCGGTGGGGGGAGCGGCGCTG contains:
- a CDS encoding LLM class flavin-dependent oxidoreductase — protein: MSQDRVALYLQDAHDLREGMKLAQYAEEKGFEAVWQAESRLVRDAIVPMAAFAAVTKRLKVGSGVINNWTRNIGLLAATFLTLDDLAPDRIICGMGAWWDPLAANVGIRRRKPLLAMRETIEVMRRLLNMENVTFKGEFHQVKGIELDVVHGRREPRRVPMMIGATGMKMMELAGEIGDGVVLNYCVPPEYNDRALAALQIGAKQSGRTLDEIDRPQLMVCSVHTDKAQALDGARALLTQYLAQQPHIAQASGVSDEVVKKIQNILGWPATKEQIKTAMPLVPDDLVQRITATGTPEEVKAKVREYVAHGCTCPILYPLGAPYLMIEVFSDGYSE
- a CDS encoding EF2563 family selenium-dependent molybdenum hydroxylase system protein, which encodes MRTNPIFNNTLVLIKGAGDLASGVAYRLKRAGFPLMMTELPAPLLVRRAVCFGEAVYSKKTTVEGITAHHVGSVSGARDLARSEIIPVLVDPQADIIAQVKPQVIIDAIMAKTNTGTTIDAAPLVVALGSGFTAGRECHAVIETKRGHWLGRVIYQGQTEPDTGDSAPVEGYGVDRVLRAPTDGNVIAFAAIGDRIKQGQLIAKVGREEVHAPFDGVLRGLIHSAVRVTAGFKIGDLDPRGIVEYCFALSDKSLAVGGAALVAILASAVVRPQD
- a CDS encoding CPBP family intramembrane metalloprotease produces the protein MNLGLNLARLIILILTIFLAWITYQSNLLLKRIRPDFNLLLSPPELIIRVVLVGFCLFLAWLMGLPAGQLGLVGANPWPQIGLGLAAGATMQVVINLLAVGAVSYFGREIYSPWVVLNILPRRPVEWVLVPLALLPAVAMEELLFRPLWLGGFGDIIPLWLLMIGTSLLFGAMHLPQGYLGIGVAAGLNGLLSLLFLGTGSVLAPLAAHYTINLLQVIAAHFQRDKLEMDYGRVESAGNVDKMPGQ
- a CDS encoding YtxH domain-containing protein gives rise to the protein MRVINFVAGFLVGAALAAIAVLLITPQSGNELQATIRARFEEILAEGRKAAAVRRAELENTLANLRAGSAQ
- a CDS encoding DUF2007 domain-containing protein, coding for MAETLPNAVPWSQGNHEETAGAETTPGGAARTPWVVVAANLNPAEAAIIKGRLESEGIAALARQEAVGIVLGLTVGPLGSAQVWVPEPQAKQALALLADTFEAGEADKGA